The DNA region TGCTTTGCCTGGTATTCGTGGATCTTCATCCCGACCTCCGCGGTTAATGACGCGGCCATTGTAGTCCGGGAAAAACGAAGCGCAACATGCTAGGTTCGAGGCCGCGATGTCGAGACGCGCGATCGTGACCGGCGCCTTCAGCTACCTCGGCTCGGCCGTGGCGCGGGAGCTGCAACGCCGCGGCTTCGAGGTCGCGACCCTGACGAACCGGCGGCCGCCGTCAGGCGCGGAGGGGATCGCCGCCTCGCCGCTCGTTTTCGAGAGGGAGCACCTCGTCCGCGCGCTGCGCGGGGCGGACACGCTCGTCAACACGTACTGGATCCGGCTGCCGTACCGTGGCGTCGGGTTCGCAGAGGCCGTCGCGAACAGCCGCGTCCTCGTCGAGGCCGCGCGGGAAGCCGGGGTCCGCCGGCTCGTGCACGTCAGCGTCACGAACGCGTCGCTCGACAGCGAACTCGGATACTACCGGGGCAAGGCCGAGGTGGACGCGATCGTCCGCGCGGCCGGCATCCCGCACGCCATCGTCCGCCCCACTCTCGTCGTCGGGCCGAACGACGTGCTCACCTCGAACCTCGCGTGGTTTCTCCGACGGTTCCCGTTCTTCCCGGTCCCGAACGGCGGCGCCTACCGCGTGCAGCCGATCACGCTCGCGGACGCCGGGCGGATCGCCGCGGACGCTGCCGAGGCGGATCGCAATCTCGACGTCGACGCCGCAGGGCCGGAGGCGTTCCCGTTCGTCGAGTACCTGCGGATCATCGCGAGGGCGTGCGGCGTCCGGCGGCCGCTCCTGCGGGTGCCCGGCTCCCTCGCCCTTGCCGGGCTTTGCGCCCTCTCTCCGCTCCTCCGCGACACGGTGCTCGCGAAGGAGGAGCTCGCCGGCCTCGAGCGCGAGCTGCTCGTGTCGCACGCTGCACCGCTCGGAACGGAGTCGGTGAGCGGCTTCCTGCTCGACCACGGCGAGGAGCTCGGGGGCGCCTACGTCAACGATCGCACGCGCCATTTCGGCTCCGCCGCGCGGGATCCCATCGCGCCGGGATTTAAAGTTTGAGAAAAATCCGGCCGAGCCGCACACTAATGACAGCGTTCCGGGAGAAACCAACGAGTTCGATGGAGCTTCGCAAAGGAGAAGTTATGGCGACGAACAAGCTCTTCGGTTCGATGTGCGTGCTCGCAGCCGCCCTGCTCGTCCTCGCCGCGGCGGCCGGGTGCGAGGGCGCCGGGGATACGTACAATCCCGACGACAACGGCGGCGACACGGACTCCGATTCCGACTCGGACTCCGACAGCGACGCCGACTCGGATTCGGACTCGGATTCGGATTCGGATTCGGACAGCGACGCCGACGACGTCCCGGGCCTGGACGACGACAGCGACGGCTACACCGACGACGACGACTGCAACGACCTCGATCCCAACGTGAACCCGGACGCCATCGAGGTGATCGTCGACGAGCCGTACGCGGACGGCGGCATGCCCGAGCCCGCGGACGAGGACTGCGACGGCACGATAGACAACCCGCCCGGGCCCTGCGACGACGGGATCGCGCTCGACGACGTCGACCCGATCAACGGCGCGAAGGTGATGGAGCTGTGCAAGACCGCTTCGGCGGACGGGACCGACTGGGGCGTGGTCAGCGCGGCGTACGTCCGCGCCGACGGCGCCGCGGCGACGCTCCCGACGGCGCAGATCGGGGTGGAGACGAACTTCGGCACCAGCGTGCTGCCTCTCGAGGGAGTCAACATGTTCGGCCTGTCGTCGGGCCACGTGCGGACACCCGACCAGACGGACGCGTGCGGCACGCAGGCGTGCTACGGCTACGGTGCCGGCACGGCCCCCCCCGGCTTCCCGCAGGACGTGCCGGGCTGCGACGGCTCGACGTACATTTACGACGACGTGGCGCTGCAGCTCACCCTGCGCGCGCCGTCGAACGCGGTCGGCTACAGGTACAAGTTCCGTTTCTACTCGTTCGAGTACCCCGAGTGGGTGTGCTCCTCGTACAACGACCAGTTCATCGCGCTCGTTGATCCGCCGCCGTTGGGCTCGATCAACGGCAACATCTCCTTCGACAGCGAGGGGAACCCTGTGAGCGTGAACATCGCGTTCTTCACCGTTTGTGAGGGCTGCCCGGACGGCACGGGCGACCTCGCCGGCACGGGGTTCGACGCCTGGGGCGACTCCGGCGCCACCGCGTGGCTGCAGTCGACCGCCCCCATCGAGGGCGGCGCGACGTTCACGATCCGGTTCGCGATCTGGGACACCGGCGACCAGGTCCTCGACTCCACCGTGCTCATAGACGGGTTCGAGTGGATCGCCACGGGCGGCACGCCGACCGTCGAGACCGACCCGATCATCGAGTAGCCCCGTCGCTTCCGTCGACTCCACCCGTGGACATCCGGGCCGCAGCGTGCGAAAAAGATCGGTGCGGATCGCCGCGATCGGCTCCACTCAGCTCACGAGGTGCACATGCGTTGCTCGGTTATCACTTTCGGTATCACGATCCTGTCGGCGGCCCCTCTTCTCGCGCAGGCGCAGGCCGAGACCGAGTGGACGGTGATCGAGGAGACGACGTCGCCGGAGCCGGCGCCGCAGCCGAAGCCGCAGGTCGTCCCGAATCAGGCCAAGCTGGTCGTCACGGTGGTAACGCCGCCCGAGCCCGTGGCGGGCGTGCAGGTCTTCGTCGACGGCGCGGCGGTCGGACCGGCGCCCTGGGAGGGGGTCGTGGCGCCGGGGGCCCACAAGGTCCGCGCCGAGGGTACCGGATGGGCCTCGCGGAGCTACAAGGTGGCGGTCGCGCCCAACCAGTCGCAGACGGTGCGCGCCACGCTCCTACGCAACGGGGAGTTCGACCTCGGGAAGTGGTACGCCGGCCTTTTGTACTCGTTCGGCGTGGGCAGCTCGTACTCCGGCGGCGAGCGGTACCGCCTGAACGCCCCGGGGCTCGGCCCGGGCCTCGGCGTCGGCATGAGGCTGCCGCTCCAGAAGCTCTGGCTCGAGGCCGGCCTCGTCGTCGGCCCCTGGACCGACCGGTGGATCGACTACGACCCGGACAGCTGGGCCGCCCTCTCCGCGGACGAGCAGGTCGGCGTCAAGAAGCGCTCCGGGCAGGGGATGCCGCTCTCCGTGACGATCCGGTACGTGTCGCCGATCGCCAAGCCGTTCCTCTACTGGACCGCGACGTTCGAGCCCGGGGTCCTCGTCTACGGCCCCTACAAGTACGACGAAGCCGATCCGCAGTACGGCTACGTGAAGACCCTCCAGGAGGGCGAGGCGCGGGCGATCTTCACGATGTCGTTGCGCGCGGGGCTCGCGGTCTTCCCCGCCGATTGGCTGGAGATCCGGGTCGATCCGCTCGGGATGGGGCTGCACTGCACGAAGCCGTTCGGCGTCGTCTACACACCGTCCTTCGCGATCATGCTGCGGCTGTAGGCGCCTACGACGCGTCGTCCGCGTCTTCGGGCCCCTTGGCCCTCTCCGCCCGCCACATCACCCAGCGCCGCCACAGCCTGAGCCCCCCGATGGCGATGAGCACTCCTCCGACGATCACGAGCGGCACGCCCGTGTCGGTGCCGATCAGGTGGACCGCGCCGGATGCGCCGCCCGCCAGGCAGACGGCCCCCACGCCGATGTTCAGGATCCCGCCGAACAGCTCGGCCTGAGCCCTTCCGCGGGGGTCGCGGGAGAAGAGCACGTCAACCGACCTTGAGCGCCGTGCCGATCTGTTCGCGCAGCTTGTGGTGCTCCTCGGAGATCGTGAACAGGGTCAGCGCGCGCAGCCGATCCGCGAGGAGGGCCTTGTCGCTGATCTGCTCCTTGAGGATCCGCACCGCCACGGCGACGTCGCCGGACAGGAGCAGCCCCGCGCGGTCGCAGGTGTAGTCGACCGAGCGCGCCCACCGCTTCAGGTTCACGTCGCCCGCCTTGGAGACGAACGACTGGACGTAGCCCTGGAGCCGCTCGAGCGCCGAGGCGTCGAGGCCGTCGCGCAGCGGCTGCAGGCGCTCCTGCACGGCGCCCGCGAGCTCGCTGGGCACTGGCAGCGCCTGCACGAAGATCTTGATCGAGGCGAGCAGCCACGCGGACAGCTCGGTGCCGGAGCTCACGAGCTTCTTCACGTACAGCCCGGGGCTCATGAGCGTGAGCTGCTGCCCGAGGGCGAAGGCGAGCCCGAGCCGGTCCTTGAGCGAGGACGCCGTGCCGCCGGCGACCATCACGGGGGGCCGCGTGTCGACGATCTGGAACCCCGAGCCCTGCCCGTCGTGGTAGTAGAGCTTCGGCGGATCGATGCTCAGCGTGCCCGCCGCGAAGTTGACGAACTGCGCGAACGACGAGCCGTCCTTCCGGACGTCGACCGCCGTGTCGGGATCGAGCCCGAACTGCTTCGGATCTCGTGCCTTCTTGTGCGAGATCGCCTCGCCGACCACCGAGAAGATCGCCGAGATGTTCTGATCGAGCTCGTTGTGCATCAGGAGCTTCTTCCAGTGCTCCTCCTTCACGCGGCTCTGCGGGGTCGGCACGTCGGCCGGCTGGTGATCGCGGTAGAACTTGCGCTCCTCCGGCGACGCCTGGTTCAGGAGCGAGAGGATCGACACCGCGCACCACGCCTCGTCGGGGTTCTCCTCGCCGGAGTGGATGCGGTAGAGCGTCCGGAAGGAGTCGACGCGCGCCGGGTTGATCTCGAGCAGCCGCGTGTGCGTGGCGATCGCCTTCTTCGAGTACTCCGGCGACCAGCCGTACAGCTCGGCGAGCTTCTCGATCCAGGCAGCGTTCTTCGGCTCGAGCTTCGAGATCGCCTCGGTGAGCAGGATGCCGTCCTTCGGGCGCTCGAGCTTGTCGATGATCAGCTCGGCGAGCGGCACGTACGCGGCGAGCTTCTCCTCCGCCGTCGAGTCCTTGGGGAGCCGAGCGATCTGGCGCTTGTAGTATCGCTCGAGCGCGTCCCAGTCCCGCTTCTCGGTGTAGACCTCGACGAGCGCCTTCTCGGCGTCGTCGAGCGTCGGATCCTTCTCGATGGCCATCTCGAAGTACTTGATCGCGTCCTCGAACTGCCGGAGCTCGCGCCTGTAGATCTTGGCGACGGTCAGGTAGTACCGCGCCATCTGCTGCGTGTCGTCGACGAGCCCCGCGATCCGGAGCACGATCTCGATGACGTCCGCGTACCGCTTGGTGGCGTAGTAGATCTTGAGGAGGTCGCCGAGGATGTCTCGATCGTCGGGCTGCACCTGCAGGGCGTTCTTGAGGATCGTCGCCGCGCCGTCCGCATCGCGCAGCTTCTCGAACTGCACGCCGGCGGTCGTGCGGACGAGCTCGCGCCACCGCTTGTCTTCCTTGCCGAGCCCGGCCAGCACGCGCTGCCGGGACTCCACGGCGCTGCGGAAGTCGCCGCGCGCCTCGTGCACGTCCGCGAGGAGGAGCCGCGCCTCCGGGTTCTCCGGGGCCATCACCGTCGCCTGGCGCGCGAGCTTGGCCGCCTCGTTGACGTCCCCCGCGCCGTACAGCGACCGGCCGTGCTTCACGAAGAGGTCGACCTTCTCGTCGAGCGACAGGCCGTCGCCCACCTTCTCGGTGTAGCGCTGGAACTGCTCCTTCGCGATCTGGAACTCGCCGAGCTCGAGCGCGACCTCGCCGAGGCGCATCATGAGCTTCGGCTCGGCCGCGACCTCCGCTGCCCGGCGGAAGTACTTCAGGGCGTCCTCCCGCCGATCGAGCTGCACATAGGCCTCGCCCATCTGCGTGAACAGCTCGAGGCGCTTCTCCGGCGGCAGGGCGTCCGAGGACGCGGCCCACCGCTCGTAGATCGGGATCGCCTTGTCCCACTGCCCGCGCTTCCTGTAGAGCGTGGAGACCTGATCGCCGGCGACGAAATTCGACTCGTCGAGCGCGAGGGCGTGCTCGAAGTGGCTGATCGCCTTTTCGGCGTCACCGATGTTCTCGAG from Pseudomonadota bacterium includes:
- a CDS encoding NAD(P)H-binding protein → MSRRAIVTGAFSYLGSAVARELQRRGFEVATLTNRRPPSGAEGIAASPLVFEREHLVRALRGADTLVNTYWIRLPYRGVGFAEAVANSRVLVEAAREAGVRRLVHVSVTNASLDSELGYYRGKAEVDAIVRAAGIPHAIVRPTLVVGPNDVLTSNLAWFLRRFPFFPVPNGGAYRVQPITLADAGRIAADAAEADRNLDVDAAGPEAFPFVEYLRIIARACGVRRPLLRVPGSLALAGLCALSPLLRDTVLAKEELAGLERELLVSHAAPLGTESVSGFLLDHGEELGGAYVNDRTRHFGSAARDPIAPGFKV
- a CDS encoding PEGA domain-containing protein, with product MRCSVITFGITILSAAPLLAQAQAETEWTVIEETTSPEPAPQPKPQVVPNQAKLVVTVVTPPEPVAGVQVFVDGAAVGPAPWEGVVAPGAHKVRAEGTGWASRSYKVAVAPNQSQTVRATLLRNGEFDLGKWYAGLLYSFGVGSSYSGGERYRLNAPGLGPGLGVGMRLPLQKLWLEAGLVVGPWTDRWIDYDPDSWAALSADEQVGVKKRSGQGMPLSVTIRYVSPIAKPFLYWTATFEPGVLVYGPYKYDEADPQYGYVKTLQEGEARAIFTMSLRAGLAVFPADWLEIRVDPLGMGLHCTKPFGVVYTPSFAIMLRL
- a CDS encoding choice-of-anchor L domain-containing protein, with the translated sequence MATNKLFGSMCVLAAALLVLAAAAGCEGAGDTYNPDDNGGDTDSDSDSDSDSDADSDSDSDSDSDSDSDADDVPGLDDDSDGYTDDDDCNDLDPNVNPDAIEVIVDEPYADGGMPEPADEDCDGTIDNPPGPCDDGIALDDVDPINGAKVMELCKTASADGTDWGVVSAAYVRADGAAATLPTAQIGVETNFGTSVLPLEGVNMFGLSSGHVRTPDQTDACGTQACYGYGAGTAPPGFPQDVPGCDGSTYIYDDVALQLTLRAPSNAVGYRYKFRFYSFEYPEWVCSSYNDQFIALVDPPPLGSINGNISFDSEGNPVSVNIAFFTVCEGCPDGTGDLAGTGFDAWGDSGATAWLQSTAPIEGGATFTIRFAIWDTGDQVLDSTVLIDGFEWIATGGTPTVETDPIIE